A region of the Mangifera indica cultivar Alphonso chromosome 10, CATAS_Mindica_2.1, whole genome shotgun sequence genome:
TaactttcaatttcttttttaatgtgattttttaatttcttgtcaATTTTTGTCAAAGAAAAGGTTTTGGtgtttgttatgttttttgGGAAGGGTTGGAATGTGATCTAATTGGCGGGTATATTGATATGTTTGTCAATTGGTGTAGTACCTGTTTAGGATAAAGCGATGAAACCATCAGAGCTTAGGTATTTGGAGGATGAAGATACTCCTATAATGAAAACATTTAGGGGTGCAACAATGGGTTTGGCTGCTGGGACTATCTGGGGAACTGTTGTTGCTACTTGGTATGACGTGCCTCGTGTTGAGAGAAGTGTAGCGCTTCCAGGGTTGTTCAGGACGCTGAAGATGATGGGTAATTATGGGATGACATTTGCTGCTCTTGGGGGAGTTTATATTGGTGTTGAGCAGCTCATGCAAAATTACAGGATGAAGAGAGATTTTATTAATGGAGCTATTGGAGGCTTTGTTTCTGGGGCAACTGTTCTTGGCTACAGAGGTAATTTTTCTTAATGgatatttctatttctatttttatccttactttcatgaattttatttttttggtttggcTTGATGAGACAAGtagtcaaaatatatatttcttggaTGCATTTGGCTTACATCAATTTAGATGTTTTGGTGATTTTATAGTCTCTTCtacattttgaagaaaattttgccCAAGTCTTGATAGTTTGCTACTGCTCTTAAGACGTTGATAAGGTGGTTTGTCGTAAACTCTCTAGGAAGCAGAATGCATTCGTCCAAGGAGTTGAAAGGCGGTTTGAGTTGGCTAAAAGCCTAAAAGAGGGGAAGAAAGATCTAAGGATTTTaactagagagagagagagagagaggagatcACACAGATtgtgagaaaaaataatgaaaatctaTTACTCTTCTCGGGTTTTTAACCCATGTACTGTATAATGACCAAACCAATATTAAAAATCTATGAAAAAATGACACCATTTCAACCTTATTCTTTACaattaaaacaaaccaaatGACACCATATACACAAAGCatatacaattaataatattcttgAATGGCATCATGTTGTGTTGGCTGAGCTACACTGTCACattgtttattttcttcctcATGTAAATCAAATTTCCTGCTCTCACTCAGTTCAGTTCATGTCAACTTCCCTCTCCCTATATTCCCTGTCCTCAAGGGAGAAGCGTGGAAACCTCTACTGAATATCATTAGTGAACTCTCATGTTGCCAACTCTCTAGGTTCACCTTGCCACTTAATTAACAACTTTGTTGTTGGAACACTATCCCATCAAATCGATTTCCTATCAAGGATGGCATGTGGTAGCTTGTATGGTTGTTGGAATTGATAGGGTAAGAGTGGGGAAGCTTGTACTCTGGCATAAGTAGGTCGTAGGAGGGACACATGAAAAACTTTATGGATTAGTGCCTCAGTTGGGAGTTGTAGTCGATATGCCACCTTACTAATAACATTAGTAACAAGATAAGGCTGAAGTAGTTAGGTTGAAACTTCTGATTGCCTTGATGAGCTGCCACTTGTCTATAGGGCTGTAGTATCACATACACGAAGTCTCCAATTTGAAACTAGCGGTTTGTTCTCCTTTTATTAGCCGATACCTTCATTCTATGATGGGCCTTTTCTAGATTCGTTTGAGCGTGGGGATTTTGGCTTCCCATGTGCACAATATGGTAGTCCTAGGGAAATAAGAAGTGTGAATGGGTGGAGGGTACCCATATAATGCTTCAAAAGGAGACATGTTGATGTTAGAATGATGGTTAGTATTGTACCAAAATTTTGCGAGTGAGAGCCAATGATACCAAGTATGTGATTATTCTTCAACCATGCATTTGAGATAACCTTCCACACATCGATTGACCACTTCACTCTAGTCATCTGTTTGACAATGGTAGTTGGTGGAGTATTGAAGGCCAATTCCTTGCATCTAAAAATGTTCCTGCCAAAATTTGTTGAGGAAGATGATACCCTTATCATTTGTAATTGTGTTAGGATTTGCATGAGCTTATACACATTATTCAGGAAGAGTTGGGCAACTGTCTGAATCGAGAAGGAGTGACTAAGGCCCATATAGTGGGCATATTTGGTGAGTCAATCGACAACAAAAAAGATAGTTGACCTCCCTTATGATTTTGGCTTTCCTTCAATGAAATTCATTGTAAGGTTTATGAACACACCAGTGGGCGTTGGCAAGGGCTATAACAGTTTAGGAGAAGCCAAATTCTCTGGCTTATATAGTTATATTGTGAGAGACCTCCAGTTATTAAAACCTATCAAGGAAAGGGCAAGAGAGGAAATTCCCCCACTCCGGTTGCTCAGATATCATCCATTGAAGATAAACACCATccaaataattatcatattagcAGGAAAGCATATCAAGATAAACCAGGAGAGTTGGATAAAACTCATCATCAACAGGGGAGTTTGGACATGGATAGAACTCATCATCAACAAGAGAGTTTGGctataaaagagaagcaaaacAGGGGAGGAAGGCATCGAACAGATTCTTAATCAATTACTGGGTTTTGGGGGTTGAGGCCTAGGGACATTGGGGACACTGTTTTGGCTCCTGTGTATTTGGTTTCTGGTTTTCTGGTTTCATTAATAAACAATGTCTGCTAGCATCCTTTATTCAATAAAGTCATTATATTCCTTTCAATCCTCTCCCATTACAATTATTCCATTACAATCATCCCGCAACCATCATTGTACAATTAATACCATGCAAAAACACACTGTCAACATAGCAGCAGGTAGACACATCTCCAGAAGGCTCTTGGCAGTTGCAACAAGTGTAGATTCTTGGTTAGGTACGCATCATATTTCTAACAAGTTGGGCAAACCCTTATGTTATTACGAACAAATTTCACATCCCATTCCAGTAAACTACAACTGTAATTTCTTCATGGTTGTTGTTACCCCAAAGTGTCTTAAGGTCGAATCATGAAATACCACCAACAATTTTCCTGCAATTCAGGATTATCAGCTACCGCCAACTTTCCTTTCCTCGTCAAGTATCCATTCGGCCACTCAAACTTCCCATAAGCTACTGGATTCTATCCTTTAGTAGTAATTACAACATGCAAGCATCTTGTTGCTACCCCAGTTTGATTTGTGACATTAATTCCACTGGTAATATAAAAGTGGTTAGATTATTAAGCTCCAAGTTATGGCTCCTTGACAAGGCATCGACAactacattttcttttcctttttgcgTTGGATTTCATAGTCATACTGTATAACTTAGCCAGCAATCCTGCTGTGATGGAGTAGTTAATTTCTACTCAAGTAGATACTTATGACTTTGGTTTTCTGTCCTTATAATAAAGTGTTGGTTCCTCACATAATGTTCCATTTTCTAATGGCAAATAAGATGACCAACATATCCTTTTTCATAAATTGAAAAGGAGTACAAAACCTTGCTAATATAGGCTACAGGATGGCCCACTTGCATGAGCATTACTTCAATTCCGTCAGTGAAAGAATTTGTCTCAATGAGGAATGGTTCAAATCCGGCAAGCTAGAACAGGGGTTGTGTTGAGACAAAACTTAAGTTGTTCAAAAGAGATTTAGTAGTTCTGTCCAGAGAAATGAATCCTTCTTGAGTAAATTAGTTAAGGGCTTAGCTATCTAGTCGTTCCCTTTAATAAAGCTCCTATGATAACCCGATAACCACACGAAACCTCACAGTTGTTTAAGAGTTTTTGGAACAGGCTAGTCCCTAACAGCTTGAATCTTCTTTGGGTTAGTTGTCACTCCCTTGGCACTAATGATATACCCCAGATAGCCCAACTGTGTAGCCCCAAATATGcacttgtttcttttttgtcGAAAAACTAATTCAATTCTGGCAATTGCAACACAAGTTCTGGGTGACATTGATGATcatctttacttttattataggCTAAAATGTTATTGAAAAAGACTAGAATAAATTTCCTAAGGTGAGGCTTGACAACACagttcataatattttaaaatgttgatgGGGCATTAGTGAGAAGGCATTACTAGGAGTTCATAGTGGCTTCATGGGTTTTGATGGTTGTTTTATCTATGGATGTGGGGTGCATATAGATTTGCCAATATCCTGGTCGAgggtcaatttttaaaaaaataatagctcTTCCAAGCTCATCGAACAACTTTTCAATTAAGGGAATGGGGTAACCATCCTTAATTGTAACTTGGTTCAATGCCATATAGTTGATGCACATCCTCTAAGTACCATCCTTTTAACCAGAACAATAGGGTTGGAATAAGGACTAGCACAATCTCTGATCACCTTAGATTCAAACATCTCTTTAACCATTTTTTCAATCCCATCTTTTTGTACTCCCTCATACCTTTATGACCTTAAATTTATAGGTTGTACTTCTTTCAAGATAATTTGGTGGTCCTGGAACCTTGTTGGTGACAACCCTCTTGGTTCGTAAAACCATCTTATACTTCTCTAAGTAAATTGTCTAACTCCTTCCAATCAGTCATGTAGTATCATCCAACATTTGCAAATCATATAAGTGACCTCCTATTCCTTTATTTCCAGTCCACAATAGTTGTATGGAAGCTAAGTCATGCTACTTAGTTAGCAACATAATTGTTCATCCCATATTACCTTCACTTCATTCTCCTTATTTCCCTGCAACAAAAATCTCCAATAGAGAATTTCATTGTTAGATCACCAAAAGTTTAGACAATGTCTCTAAATTTGCTAACCATTGTGCCTCTAGTGTAAGGTCATAGCGACCTAAGGGAAGGGTATATGCATATATGCAGAGGATATGCTCCTGGACCCTCACTTATAAACCCTCACACAGAGCCTTGCACTGGAGTTCTTGGCCATTTGCTACTGTCACCTGGATTCTCTTGACCTCTTTTAGAGGGCAACCCAATCTATGAACAGTTTACTCGCTCAAGAAATTGTGTGTGCTCTTGGAGTTAATTAGAATGTAAAGCCTTCTTTTGCCATACAGTCCATTAGGTCTCATAGTCTGAACCCACAAAACCTTGTAAGCCTTGAAGGGACAACTACATTAGCTCATACTCCTTAGCCTCCACTCCTTACTTGATCAACTCACTGCAATCATCAGCCCCTGTCTCAACCTGCAACAACACCACAAAGCTTGTTTCCTTCTAAACTCCATTGTTGGtggctctttttttttttttttttttggttgggaGGTAGATTTGGTGGACTTAATCTAGGTGTATTTAGCATAGGCAGTAAACTAGTACTATT
Encoded here:
- the LOC123227469 gene encoding outer envelope pore protein 16-3, chloroplastic/mitochondrial-like, yielding MKPSELRYLEDEDTPIMKTFRGATMGLAAGTIWGTVVATWYDVPRVERSVALPGLFRTLKMMGNYGMTFAALGGVYIGVEQLMQNYRMKRDFINGAIGGFVSGATVLGYRGRSISTAISAGTALAVTSAAIDVGGQTTRRDTGKEYYPYTTKKRSTADQ